GAGACCTGGCCTCCCAAGGGACAGCCAGGTTTCTGCCAAGGCAAAAGGTAGAAGGGGTATTCGGTGATGATGCTGAGAAGGGAAGTTTGTTTGCCATGGAAAGAGCACAGGTGGAGCTGGTTGAGAGAGAGGCCATGCAGGGGCCGTGCTGGCACAGGCAAGATGGAAGATCAGGGAGCGTTCTAGTGACAGCAGGCTGGCTAGTTAGGTGGTGACTATGGAAGAAGACAGGGTGAGGTCTCCAACCAGACAAGTGACCCCAGATTCCACCGGCAACCTTGGTGCAAGGTGTCTCCATTAGGCCCAGCTGGAGGATGAGAGAGATGCAGggcccctcacctctgcccagatAGCCCTTTGGAAGAGAAGTGTTTTCATGCCTGGGGCAAAGCACAGGCTAGTTTGTGTATGTGTGGAGGGGACAGTAGGTAGACTGGTGAGTTTGGCCTGACCTGTGAAGAACCTAAGGGGTGGTGGACGGGACCCCTGGCTATCAGAAGCTGAGGTTTAAGCAGAAGGAGGCCCTGGAGACCTGCCAGCGCAACCCTGGTAGTGATGGCAGGAGAGCCTTAAGAGCCCCTCACTGCCCGGGGCTGGGGCCACCCCACACCTCTGGCATCCTTCCCCCGCTCCCGCCCTCTCCTCCAGGTCCCCAGAAGTccctgcccctctctcctcccgCGCCCCAATCCCCCCTCTCCCTGCGCAGGCAAACCAGCCTTCGGGAAAGGGTAGCCGGCTCGGCCGGGATGGCAGCCCTGGTTCAGGACCTCCGCGCGGTGCTCTTGAGCCAGAAGCTGGACCACGTGTGGATGGACACGCACTACGTGGGGCTGCAGTTCCCGGACCCGTGAGTgcatggggtggggttggggggcgaGGAGGGGTGGGCAGCCTGTGGGTGGGTCGCTCACCACCCCCGCTCCTCAGGGCTCACCCCAACGCCCTGCACTGGGTGGATGCCGCCGGGAAGCATGGGGAGCAGCTGCCACTGGAGGACCCGGACGTTTACTGCCCCTACAGCGCCACGGGCAACGCCACGGTGAGCGCCTCCTGCCCGGTCCCCAGGATGGGGCAGCGTGCACTTTCCCTGGCGGTGGAGCAGGGGCGCGCCTCACTGccctcccatcctcctccccAGGGAGAGCTGGTGTACGCCCACTACGGGCGGCCGGAGGACCTGCAGGACCTGCGGGCCCGGGGCGTGGAGCCGAAGGGGCGCCTCCTGCTGGTGCGCTTGGGGGTGATCAACTTTGCCCAGAAGGTGAGGGTCCCTGGATGCGGGTTGGGGCGGAGCGGGGAGGGTGCCGGCTGGGAAGTCCGGGGATCGGATGGCGGCAAATAGGAAGCGTCTAGGAGGCGgtcacagagagaaaaggaagaaccaAATGGGTCGTAAGAAACCGTTGGCAGGGAACAAAATCAGGAGGTTGGGGTGGGGAACAGAAACAGGAGGGGATGTGGGGTACAGTGAGGTCTGGGGGCTGCCGAGGCACTGCGGGAGGGCAGAAGGCGAGGTCCAGGGGGTGCCACAGCCTCTCTGTGGATCCACGGCTGATCAGAGGCCGTGCCATTCCACTTTCACTTGCTCCTTCAGCCTTTATAAATCCGTTCTCTCTGGGAGAAGGGGTCCTTTAgccacctcccttccccaggtGGCCAGTGCCCAGGACTTTGGGGCCCAAGGAGTGCTCATATACCCGGACCCGGCAGACTTCTCCCAGGGCCCACACAAGCTTAGCCTGTCCAGCCACCGGGCTGTGTATGGACATGTGAGTCTCGGGGAGCCAGTAGTGCCTTCCTGTGGTCCCAGGGCTGCACAGCCTGCCTAGGATGAGGCTGGCGCCCTATTCTGGGGAGCCCGGCTCACAGTTTCAGTGTGGGCAACCCTCTCCCCACAGGTGCACCTGGGAACGGGCGATCCCTACACACCTGGCTTCCCTTCCTTCAATCAAACCCAGTTCCCTCCGGTCCAGTCCTCGGGCCTCCCCAGCATCCCAGCGCAGCCCATCAGCGCGGACACTGCCTCCCTCCTACTGAGGTGGGGGCCATGTGGGGAccaggaggggaggaggcagggagaggtaGGCTGCAGCTAGCCCGTAAGGTGCCTTTGGGTGAACCAGAACAAGGTGGCTCTTCTGGGTGGGCATGGCCTCTTGCCATTTGGTGAGTGGAGCTCCAGCTGGATATCACACCCACCTCTGCTGGGCACTCTTGAGCAGGACACAACCTGCACAACTGTCCAAGGCAGCCCTGGCTGCACTGGCCCCTCAGGCAGAGTACAGATGCAGAGAGCTGGAGccagagggtgtgagggagagaaagagtgaaGTGGGGGCTTTGGGCTCTTCTAtagcctgggactctctgccaCTTCTAACCCTTTCTGCTCTACCCCTCCCCAGGAAGCTTGAAGGCCCTGTGGCCCCCCAGGAATGGCAGGGGCACCTCCCAGTCTCCCCTTATCgcctgggccctgggccaggCCTGCACCTAGGGGTCAACAACCACAGGGCCTCCACCCCCATCAGCAACATCTTTGGCTGCATCGAGGGCCGCTCAGAGCCAGGTGTGCTTGCTTATCCAGCATCACCCACACCCTGCAGCGGGGGAGCTGGGGTTagcagggagggaggctggcaAGTTGGGGATGGGCTGGAACTGAGGGGGGTGGCAGTGAGGAGACCTCACGGTTGAAGCTGTCCCGAGACAGAATGGGCAGTTCTGCACAGTAGTGAGTTCCCTAGCACCAGAggtgagcaagcataagttgggtgaTGTTACAGCATGAAAGGGAGGTCAGACTAGATAGATGAGCCTTTCAAGCATAACTTGTTGTGGATAACAGTGGGGAATCAAATTGGGTTCTTGAGCCAAAGAGTGTGGTACCTAGAAGCACTGAAGGAAGAGGCACAGGGAGGCCTGTGATGAGGCTCAGATGAGGATGCTGGTGGTGGGAGTGAGTGGGAAGGGttagagagagattttaaacccGTCAGGACTTTGTGAACAGAGGGGCACCCCGATCAGGCAGGTAATGGAGCCCAGAATGACCCCAGGCAATGTGATGAAGGAGCAGCCCACCCAGGAAGGGCCAAGGGGAGGAGAGGAACTCTCTTTAGGGGCAGCAGGGAttgcagggctggggctgcagagaTGTGAGGGTCCTGCCAAAATGGACCCTCCCAGGGTCAAGGGAGAAGCCTCTGGGTTCTGCCCATGTAAGAGGTGGGCCCCAACATCCCCTCCCCCAGATCACTATGTTGTCATTGGGGCCCAGAGGGATGCATGGGGCCCAGGAGCAGCCAGGTCCGCCGTGGGGACCGCCATACTGCTGGAGCTGGTGCGGACCTTTTCCTCCATGGTGAGCAATGGTAAGGTCAGGGTCTGGGCCTGGGCCGGGCAGCTGGGGCTGTGGTCTGAGCTAGGACAGGGCAGAGAGGCAGTTacaagcagaggctggagggtgGCCACTGAGACCTGGGCTCCAAACCTGGCTCCTCCGTGTtctggctgtgtggccctgggcaagtcacttcacctccatttcctcattttttttttttttttgcggtacgcgggcctctcactgttgtggcttctcccgttgcggagcacaggctctggacgcgcaggctcagcggccatggctcacgggcctagccgctccgcggcatgtgggatcttcccggaccggggcacgaacccatgtcccctgcatcggcaggtggactctcaaccactgcgccaccagggaagccccatttcctcATTTAAACATGAAAGTACTAATAGTCCGTGTCTGAGTGAAGATTAAGCAGGAGATTCCCTATGTAAGCAATCGCCATCACTGACACAGCTGAGTCAGGGCAGACCCGGGTGAGATGGGCTGGGATGGTGGCTtgatgggagggaaggagagatccCAGGGGACcaggacagaggaagacaaagagGTGGGTCTTTGCCTGGCCCCCAGCCAAGcccatcctccctccttccccccccccccaggcttCCGGCCCCGCAGAAGTCTTCTCTTCATCAGCTGGGATGGTGGTGACTTTGGGAGTGTGGGCTCCATGGAGTGGCTGGAGGTAACCTGGGGTCCTGGGCAGGTAGTCAggcagtggggagaggcagggggatTTCATACTCCACACCCCTCACCCACAGGGCTACCTCAGCGTGCTGCACCTCAAAGCCGTAGTCTATGTGAGCCTGGACAATGCAGTGCTGGGTGAGCAGGGGCAGTGCCACCACCTGGGCCCCCTCTGGTGCACCCTGCCCTCCGGGCCAAGCCTTGAGCCCGGCATCCCTCTCCGCAGGGGATGACAAGTTCCACGCCAAGACCAGCCCCCTTCTGATCAGCCTCATCGAGAACATCCTAAAGCAGGTAAGAGCCTGGCCAGGAGCGGGGGATGAAGGGAAGCTGGTGGCCGCCAGAGCCTGACTggtgccccccaccctgcccccaggtGGACTCTCCTAACCGCAGTGGGCAGACACTCTTCGAGCAGGTAGTGTTCAACAATCACAGCTGGGAAGCTGAGGTGTAAGttgggcagggaagggagggaagagagctGGGGGGGGATATGTGGGGGGACCCTGAACCCACACAGCGCTCCAACCTGCCCATCCCCAGGATCCGCCCGCTGCCCATGGACAGCAGTGCCTATTCCTTCACGGCCTTTGCGGGGGTCCCTGCCGTTGAGTTCTCCTTCATAGAGGTGAGACTTCCGGGCCCTGCCCCAGAACAGCAGCCCCTGGGCCTGTTCGCACTGTGCCCGCGCGCCAGCCTCCGCCCTGTCCCGGCAGGATGGCCCGATGTACCCGTTCCTGCACACGAAGGACGACACCTATGAGAACCTGCACAGGGTACTGCGGGGCCGCCTGCCTGCCGTGGCCCAGGCTGTGGCCCAGCTCGCCGGGCAGCTCCTCATCCGGCTCAGCCACGATCACCTCCTGCCCCTCGACTTCGGCCGCTATGGGGATGTGGTCCTCAGGCACATCGGCAGCCTCAATGAGTTCTCTGGGGACCTCAAGGTCCAAGACGCCAACCCTGCTCCCGGCATCTGGCGGTGGGGGGTGCTATATCCCATTAAAGTGCTGCCCGGGCCAGGGGATCTGGCCCCTCTCCCCTTGGTCTAGGGCCCCTCTGGCAACCTGGCCCCTTTACTCCTGCCCCAGTCACTAAGCCCCTAGGACCCAGCTAGCACCCGCCCAACAGCACAGGTCTTCTCTCCCTTCATTCTGCCCCCAGCATTCTGTCCCCCTATACCTCCCCACTCCTGCCAGGCCCGGGGTCCCAGCTCCGTCCCCCAGCACCTGGACCTCCACCCTAGGCCAGGGTCATGGCCCCTGCCGCTGGCTCCAGCCCGCGCCTTCGCCCTCAGGCCCGCGGGCTGACCCTCCAGTGGGTGTACTCGGCGCGGGGGGACTACATCCGGGCGGCCGAGAAGCTGCGGAAGGAGATCTACAGCTCGGAGGAGAGCGACGAGAGACTGACGCGCATGTACAACGTGCGCATTATGCGGGTGAGGCCCCGCCCAGCCCGGCCGTGGCCGGCGGCGCCGCCCCGCCCTCTTCCGGTGGCGTGGGGCCTCTCCTTTCGGCCCTGCGCCAGTGCGCTGTCCTACCCTCGTTCCGCTTTCATTTGTACCTGTCCTCGGGGCGTTCCCAGTCCTGGACTCACAGTGTTTTGCTCACAGACCCGCCAAGCTGGAGCGACCACAGAGGCGGGCCCGCAAAGTGATGAGACAGGGAGGGTCAGCCCCTTAGCCACAGTCGCCCGGCCACCGAATGGCAGAACTGGGACAACCGCGCCTCCTCCGGTTCCCCACCGCCTCCTCTCCCTTCTGGAGAGAAGAAGCATGTCCACGGTGGTCCATGGTC
The sequence above is a segment of the Orcinus orca chromosome 16, mOrcOrc1.1, whole genome shotgun sequence genome. Coding sequences within it:
- the TFR2 gene encoding transferrin receptor protein 2 isoform X3, with the translated sequence MSTTPLQQRLSPGPSQTIYKRVEGTQQGPLEEEEEDREEGTEPPAHFFPMELRGPEPLGSRPARQNPRLWAAAGRRATPYLVLTALLIFTGAFLLGYVVFRGSCQACGDDVMVVSEDMNHELGPDSHQGTLYWSDLQAMFLRHLGEGRLEDTIRQTSLRERVAGSAGMAALVQDLRAVLLSQKLDHVWMDTHYVGLQFPDPAHPNALHWVDAAGKHGEQLPLEDPDVYCPYSATGNATGELVYAHYGRPEDLQDLRARGVEPKGRLLLVRLGVINFAQKVASAQDFGAQGVLIYPDPADFSQGPHKLSLSSHRAVYGHVHLGTGDPYTPGFPSFNQTQFPPVQSSGLPSIPAQPISADTASLLLRKLEGPVAPQEWQGHLPVSPYRLGPGPGLHLGVNNHRASTPISNIFGCIEGRSEPGFRPRRSLLFISWDGGDFGSVGSMEWLEGYLSVLHLKAVVYVSLDNAVLGDDKFHAKTSPLLISLIENILKQVDSPNRSGQTLFEQVVFNNHSWEAEVIRPLPMDSSAYSFTAFAGVPAVEFSFIEDGPMYPFLHTKDDTYENLHRVLRGRLPAVAQAVAQLAGQLLIRLSHDHLLPLDFGRYGDVVLRHIGSLNEFSGDLKARGLTLQWVYSARGDYIRAAEKLRKEIYSSEESDERLTRMYNVRIMRVEFYFLSQYVSAADSPFRHIFLGRGDHTLGALVDHVRLLRSSGPGALGEEAQVARGLGFQESRFRRQLALLTWTLQGAANALSGDVWNIDNNF
- the TFR2 gene encoding transferrin receptor protein 2 isoform X4 codes for the protein MELRGPEPLGSRPARQNPRLWAAAGRRATPYLVLTALLIFTGAFLLGYVVFRGSCQACGDDVMVVSEDMNHELGPDSHQGTLYWSDLQAMFLRHLGEGRLEDTIRQTSLRERVAGSAGMAALVQDLRAVLLSQKLDHVWMDTHYVGLQFPDPAHPNALHWVDAAGKHGEQLPLEDPDVYCPYSATGNATGELVYAHYGRPEDLQDLRARGVEPKGRLLLVRLGVINFAQKVASAQDFGAQGVLIYPDPADFSQGPHKLSLSSHRAVYGHVHLGTGDPYTPGFPSFNQTQFPPVQSSGLPSIPAQPISADTASLLLRKLEGPVAPQEWQGHLPVSPYRLGPGPGLHLGVNNHRASTPISNIFGCIEGRSEPDHYVVIGAQRDAWGPGAARSAVGTAILLELVRTFSSMVSNGFRPRRSLLFISWDGGDFGSVGSMEWLEGYLSVLHLKAVVYVSLDNAVLGDDKFHAKTSPLLISLIENILKQVDSPNRSGQTLFEQVVFNNHSWEAEVIRPLPMDSSAYSFTAFAGVPAVEFSFIEDGPMYPFLHTKDDTYENLHRVLRGRLPAVAQAVAQLAGQLLIRLSHDHLLPLDFGRYGDVVLRHIGSLNEFSGDLKARGLTLQWVYSARGDYIRAAEKLRKEIYSSEESDERLTRMYNVRIMRVEFYFLSQYVSAADSPFRHIFLGRGDHTLGALVDHVRLLRSSGPGALGEEAQVARGLGFQESRFRRQLALLTWTLQGAANALSGDVWNIDNNF
- the TFR2 gene encoding transferrin receptor protein 2 isoform X1, yielding MWHRYSPAAQNFSPNLDCRAQEGHEHGAALGSTPESGKIAWGWGNLRPSLQVLSPLPNPKAGPSPSLPPTLPPSLLLGALSPALCPWHPEVTDPVIARFLPILQASFPDFMSTTPLQQRLSPGPSQTIYKRVEGTQQGPLEEEEEDREEGTEPPAHFFPMELRGPEPLGSRPARQNPRLWAAAGRRATPYLVLTALLIFTGAFLLGYVVFRGSCQACGDDVMVVSEDMNHELGPDSHQGTLYWSDLQAMFLRHLGEGRLEDTIRQTSLRERVAGSAGMAALVQDLRAVLLSQKLDHVWMDTHYVGLQFPDPAHPNALHWVDAAGKHGEQLPLEDPDVYCPYSATGNATGELVYAHYGRPEDLQDLRARGVEPKGRLLLVRLGVINFAQKVASAQDFGAQGVLIYPDPADFSQGPHKLSLSSHRAVYGHVHLGTGDPYTPGFPSFNQTQFPPVQSSGLPSIPAQPISADTASLLLRKLEGPVAPQEWQGHLPVSPYRLGPGPGLHLGVNNHRASTPISNIFGCIEGRSEPEGCMGPRSSQVRRGDRHTAGAGADLFLHGFRPRRSLLFISWDGGDFGSVGSMEWLEGYLSVLHLKAVVYVSLDNAVLGDDKFHAKTSPLLISLIENILKQVDSPNRSGQTLFEQVVFNNHSWEAEVIRPLPMDSSAYSFTAFAGVPAVEFSFIEDGPMYPFLHTKDDTYENLHRVLRGRLPAVAQAVAQLAGQLLIRLSHDHLLPLDFGRYGDVVLRHIGSLNEFSGDLKARGLTLQWVYSARGDYIRAAEKLRKEIYSSEESDERLTRMYNVRIMRVEFYFLSQYVSAADSPFRHIFLGRGDHTLGALVDHVRLLRSSGPGALGEEAQVARGLGFQESRFRRQLALLTWTLQGAANALSGDVWNIDNNF
- the TFR2 gene encoding transferrin receptor protein 2 isoform X2 is translated as MWHRYSPAAQNFSPNLDCRAQEGHEHGAALGSTPESGKIAWGWGNLRPSLQVLSPLPNPKAGPSPSLPPTLPPSLLLGALSPALCPWHPEVTDPVIARFLPILQASFPDFMSTTPLQQRLSPGPSQTIYKRVEGTQQGPLEEEEEDREEGTEPPAHFFPMELRGPEPLGSRPARQNPRLWAAAGRRATPYLVLTALLIFTGAFLLGYVVFRGSCQACGDDVMVVSEDMNHELGPDSHQGTLYWSDLQAMFLRHLGEGRLEDTIRQTSLRERVAGSAGMAALVQDLRAVLLSQKLDHVWMDTHYVGLQFPDPAHPNALHWVDAAGKHGEQLPLEDPDVYCPYSATGNATGELVYAHYGRPEDLQDLRARGVEPKGRLLLVRLGVINFAQKVHLGTGDPYTPGFPSFNQTQFPPVQSSGLPSIPAQPISADTASLLLRKLEGPVAPQEWQGHLPVSPYRLGPGPGLHLGVNNHRASTPISNIFGCIEGRSEPDHYVVIGAQRDAWGPGAARSAVGTAILLELVRTFSSMVSNGFRPRRSLLFISWDGGDFGSVGSMEWLEGYLSVLHLKAVVYVSLDNAVLGDDKFHAKTSPLLISLIENILKQVDSPNRSGQTLFEQVVFNNHSWEAEVIRPLPMDSSAYSFTAFAGVPAVEFSFIEDGPMYPFLHTKDDTYENLHRVLRGRLPAVAQAVAQLAGQLLIRLSHDHLLPLDFGRYGDVVLRHIGSLNEFSGDLKARGLTLQWVYSARGDYIRAAEKLRKEIYSSEESDERLTRMYNVRIMRVEFYFLSQYVSAADSPFRHIFLGRGDHTLGALVDHVRLLRSSGPGALGEEAQVARGLGFQESRFRRQLALLTWTLQGAANALSGDVWNIDNNF
- the TFR2 gene encoding transferrin receptor protein 2 isoform X9, whose product is MWHRYSPAAQNFSPNLDCRAQEGHEHGAALGSTPESGKIAWGWGNLRPSLQVLSPLPNPKAGPSPSLPPTLPPSLLLGALSPALCPWHPEVTDPVIARFLPILQASFPDFMSTTPLQQRLSPGPSQTIYKRVEGTQQGPLEEEEEDREEGTEPPAHFFPMELRGPEPLGSRPARQNPRLWAAAGRRATPYLVLTALLIFTGAFLLGYVVFRGSCQACGDDVMVVSEDMNHELGPDSHQGTLYWSDLQAMFLRHLGEGRLEDTIRQTSLRERVAGSAGMAALVQDLRAVLLSQKLDHVWMDTHYVGLQFPDPAHPNALHWVDAAGKHGEQLPLEDPDVYCPYSATGNATGELVYAHYGRPEDLQDLRARGVEPKGRLLLVRLGVINFAQKVASAQDFGAQGVLIYPDPADFSQGPHKLSLSSHRAVYGHVHLGTGDPYTPGFPSFNQTQFPPVQSSGLPSIPAQPISADTASLLLRKLEGPVAPQEWQGHLPVSPYRLGPGPGLHLGVNNHRASTPISNIFGCIEGRSEPDHYVVIGAQRDAWGPGAARSAVGTAILLELVRTFSSMVSNGFRPRRSLLFISWDGGDFGSVGSMEWLEGYLSVLHLKAVVYVSLDNAVLGDDKFHAKTSPLLISLIENILKQVDSPNRSGQTLFEQVVFNNHSWEAEVMARCTRSCTRRTTPMRTCTGYCGAACLPWPRLWPSSPGSSSSGSATITSCPSTSAAMGMWSSGTSAASMSSLGTSRPAG
- the TFR2 gene encoding transferrin receptor protein 2 isoform X6 gives rise to the protein MWHRYSPAAQNFSPNLDCRAQEGHEHGAALGSTPESGKIAWGWGNLRPSLQVLSPLPNPKAGPSPSLPPTLPPSLLLGALSPALCPWHPEVTDPVIARFLPILQASFPDFMSTTPLQQRLSPGPSQTIYKRVEGTQQGPLEEEEEDREEGTEPPAHFFPMELRGPEPLGSRPARQNPRLWAAAGRRATPYLVLTALLIFTGAFLLGYVVFRGSCQACGDDVMVVSEDMNHELGPDSHQGTLYWSDLQAMFLRHLGEGRLEDTIRQTSLRERVAGSAGMAALVQDLRAVLLSQKLDHVWMDTHYVGLQFPDPAHPNALHWVDAAGKHGEQLPLEDPDVYCPYSATGNATGELVYAHYGRPEDLQDLRARGVEPKGRLLLVRLGVINFAQKVASAQDFGAQGVLIYPDPADFSQGPHKLSLSSHRAVYGHVHLGTGDPYTPGFPSFNQTQFPPVQSSGLPSIPAQPISADTASLLLRKLEGPVAPQEWQGHLPVSPYRLGPGPGLHLGVNNHRASTPISNIFGCIEGRSEPDHYVVIGAQRDAWGPGAARSAVGTAILLELVRTFSSMVSNGFRPRRSLLFISWDGGDFGSVGSMEWLEGYLSVLHLKAVVYVSLDNAVLGDDKFHAKTSPLLISLIENILKQVDSPNRSGQTLFEQVVFNNHSWEAEVIRPLPMDSSAYSFTAFAGVPAVEFSFIEDGPMYPFLHTKDDTYENLHRVLRGRLPAVAQAVAQLAGQLLIRLSHDHLLPLDFGRYGDVVLRHIGSLNEFSGDLKVQDANPAPGIWRWGVLYPIKVLPGPGDLAPLPLV
- the TFR2 gene encoding transferrin receptor protein 2 isoform X7, which translates into the protein MWHRYSPAAQNFSPNLDCRAQEGHEHGAALGSTPESGKIAWGWGNLRPSLQVLSPLPNPKAGPSPSLPPTLPPSLLLGALSPALCPWHPEVTDPVIARFLPILQASFPDFMSTTPLQQRLSPGPSQTIYKRVEGTQQGPLEEEEEDREEGTEPPAHFFPMELRGPEPLGSRPARQNPRLWAAAGRRATPYLVLTALLIFTGAFLLGYVVFRGSCQACGDDVMVVSEDMNHELGPDSHQGTLYWSDLQAMFLRHLGEGRLEDTIRQTSLRERVAGSAGMAALVQDLRAVLLSQKLDHVWMDTHYVGLQFPDPAHPNALHWVDAAGKHGEQLPLEDPDVYCPYSATGNATGELVYAHYGRPEDLQDLRARGVEPKGRLLLVRLGVINFAQKVASAQDFGAQGVLIYPDPADFSQGPHKLSLSSHRAVYGHVHLGTGDPYTPGFPSFNQTQFPPVQSSGLPSIPAQPISADTASLLLRKLEGPVAPQEWQGHLPVSPYRLGPGPGLHLGVNNHRASTPISNIFGCIEGRSEPDHYVVIGAQRDAWGPGAARSAVGTAILLELVRTFSSMVSNGFRPRRSLLFISWDGGDFGSVGSMEWLEGYLSVLHLKAVVYVSLDNAVLGDDKFHAKTSPLLISLIENILKQVDSPNRSGQTLFEQVVFNNHSWEAEVMARCTRSCTRRTTPMRTCTGYCGAACLPWPRLWPSSPGSSSSGSATITSCPSTSAAMGMWSSGTSAASMSSLGTSRSKTPTLLPASGGGGCYIPLKCCPGQGIWPLSPWSRAPLATWPLYSCPSH
- the TFR2 gene encoding transferrin receptor protein 2 isoform X5 — encoded protein: MERLWGLLQRAQRLSPGPSQTIYKRVEGTQQGPLEEEEEDREEGTEPPAHFFPMELRGPEPLGSRPARQNPRLWAAAGRRATPYLVLTALLIFTGAFLLGYVVFRGSCQACGDDVMVVSEDMNHELGPDSHQGTLYWSDLQAMFLRHLGEGRLEDTIRQTSLRERVAGSAGMAALVQDLRAVLLSQKLDHVWMDTHYVGLQFPDPAHPNALHWVDAAGKHGEQLPLEDPDVYCPYSATGNATGELVYAHYGRPEDLQDLRARGVEPKGRLLLVRLGVINFAQKVASAQDFGAQGVLIYPDPADFSQGPHKLSLSSHRAVYGHVHLGTGDPYTPGFPSFNQTQFPPVQSSGLPSIPAQPISADTASLLLRKLEGPVAPQEWQGHLPVSPYRLGPGPGLHLGVNNHRASTPISNIFGCIEGRSEPDHYVVIGAQRDAWGPGAARSAVGTAILLELVRTFSSMVSNGFRPRRSLLFISWDGGDFGSVGSMEWLEGYLSVLHLKAVVYVSLDNAVLGDDKFHAKTSPLLISLIENILKQVDSPNRSGQTLFEQVVFNNHSWEAEVIRPLPMDSSAYSFTAFAGVPAVEFSFIEDGPMYPFLHTKDDTYENLHRVLRGRLPAVAQAVAQLAGQLLIRLSHDHLLPLDFGRYGDVVLRHIGSLNEFSGDLKARGLTLQWVYSARGDYIRAAEKLRKEIYSSEESDERLTRMYNVRIMRVEFYFLSQYVSAADSPFRHIFLGRGDHTLGALVDHVRLLRSSGPGALGEEAQVARGLGFQESRFRRQLALLTWTLQGAANALSGDVWNIDNNF
- the TFR2 gene encoding transferrin receptor protein 2 isoform X8: MAALVQDLRAVLLSQKLDHVWMDTHYVGLQFPDPAHPNALHWVDAAGKHGEQLPLEDPDVYCPYSATGNATGELVYAHYGRPEDLQDLRARGVEPKGRLLLVRLGVINFAQKVASAQDFGAQGVLIYPDPADFSQGPHKLSLSSHRAVYGHVHLGTGDPYTPGFPSFNQTQFPPVQSSGLPSIPAQPISADTASLLLRKLEGPVAPQEWQGHLPVSPYRLGPGPGLHLGVNNHRASTPISNIFGCIEGRSEPDHYVVIGAQRDAWGPGAARSAVGTAILLELVRTFSSMVSNGFRPRRSLLFISWDGGDFGSVGSMEWLEGYLSVLHLKAVVYVSLDNAVLGDDKFHAKTSPLLISLIENILKQVDSPNRSGQTLFEQVVFNNHSWEAEVIRPLPMDSSAYSFTAFAGVPAVEFSFIEDGPMYPFLHTKDDTYENLHRVLRGRLPAVAQAVAQLAGQLLIRLSHDHLLPLDFGRYGDVVLRHIGSLNEFSGDLKARGLTLQWVYSARGDYIRAAEKLRKEIYSSEESDERLTRMYNVRIMRVEFYFLSQYVSAADSPFRHIFLGRGDHTLGALVDHVRLLRSSGPGALGEEAQVARGLGFQESRFRRQLALLTWTLQGAANALSGDVWNIDNNF